In the Bacillus sp. FJAT-42376 genome, TTTGATCCGATCCATTCCATTCTTTCCGTTCAGTTCCATCCTGAAGCGAACCCGGGGCCGCGGGAGAGCGAGTGGATTTTCGACGAATATACAGCAATGATGAATCAGACAGGGAGAGTGGCGGACTATGCCTAAGGATGAAACCGTTAAACGCGTGCTCGTGATCGGCTCCGGACCGATTATTATCGGCCAGGCAGCTGAATTTGATTACTCCGGAACACAGGCTTGCCTCGCCTTGAAAGAAGAAGGGTGCGAGGTGATTTTGCTGAACAACAACCCCGCAACGATTATGACCGATCCGGATGTCGCCGACACTGTATACTTTGAGCCGATGACCGCTGACTTTTTAGAAAGGATTATTCAGAAGGAGAAACCGGATGGGCTGCTGCCTACAGTAGGCGGACAGACAGGTTTGAATCTAGCCCTGGAGCTTGATGAAAAAGGAATTCTGGAAAAATACGGTGTAAAGCTGCTCGGTACCTCAGCGGGATCCATCAGGCAGGGCGAGGACAGGGAGCAGTTCCGAAAGCTGATGCATGAACTGAATGAACCAATTCCTGAAAGCTTAATCGTCAAGAATGTGGAGAAGGCCGCAGCTTTTGCCGAAACCATCGGCTATCCGATTATCATCCGTCCTGCCTATACGCTTGGCGGAAAAGGCGGAGGGATTGCACATGATGAGCGTGAGCTGCTCCAAAAGCTCGCCCGCGGACTGGAAGCGAGTCCGATTCATCAGTGTTTAATAGAAAAAAGCATAGCAGGCTTTAAAGAAGTTGAATACGAGGTTATGAGGGATGCGGCAGGGACGTCGGTGACAATCTGCAACATGGAAAACTTTGACCCGGTCGGGATTCATACAGGAGACTCCATCGTTGTTGCCCCGTCGCAGACACTGACAGATACAGAATATCAGATGCTGCGCCAGTCTGCGCTCCGCATTATCGGGGAACTTGGGATCATTGGAGGCTGCAACATTCAATTTGCGCTGGATCCGGAAAGCAAGCAATACTTCGTAATTGAAGTAAATCCCCGGGTGAGCCGTTCATCCGCCCTTGCTTCAAAGGCTACCGGCTATCCGATTGCCCGCATCGCAGCAAAGCTTGCCCTGGGGTTTACATTGAGCGAACTTAAAAATCCGCTGACCGAGACAACGTATGCGAGCTTTGAACCGGCTCTGGATTATGCGGCGGTTAAATTTCCGCGCTGGCCCTTTGATAAATTTAAAGACCTCGACCGATTGCTCGGAACAAAAATGAAAGCAACAGGGGAAGTGATGGCTCTGGCCCGCAATATGGAAGCGGGCTTTCTGAAAGCACTGGATTCGCTTGAACTGGATACAATCGGCGCCTATTCTCCTGAGCTGGCAGCATTTGAGGATGCTGAACTGGACGCTTTGCTGACCAATGCGGATGACCGCCGTTTTTTTGCCGCAGCCGAAAAAATGAGAAGAGGATCCGGAATTGAGGCGATCCATTCGCTGACGAGGATCGACCGCTATTTCCTGGCCGTTGTCCAATCCATCGTTCAGATGGAAAAGGACATTCAATCCGCTTCCGTCATTGAAAAAGAAAACCTGTCTTTATGGAAGGAAAAAGGCTTTTCGGATGAGTCGATTGCATTTTGGTCGAACCGGACGGAGAGTGAAGTAAAACAGCTCCGCAATAAATGGAACATCCGGACGATCTATAAAATGGTGGATACGTGTGCCGGGGAATTTGAAGCAAGAACGAATTACTTTTACTCCTCTTATTTCGGAGAACAGGATCTCATTCCCGAGAAAACCGAAAAGAAACGGATCGTCATTATCGGTTCCGGGCCAAACAGGATTGGCCAGGGAATTGAATTCGACTACAGTGCGGTTCACGGGATAAAGGCACTGAAGAAAATGGGCTGTGAAGCCATTATGATCAACAGCAACCCCGAAACGGTCAGTACCGATTATGAGCTGGCAGACCGTCTTTATTTTGAGCCTCTTACATTTGAATATGTCATGAATGTCATCGAGCATGAGCAAGCGGACGCAGTCATTGTTCAGTATGGAGGCCAAACGGCAATAAACCTGGCCGAAAAGCTCTGGGAAGCCGGTGTTCCTCTGCTTGGAACGGATCACCAAACCTTATTCAAACTGGAGGACCGGGATGCCTTTTATCAGCTTCTGGATGAATGCGGAATAGACCGGGTAAAAGGCACGGCTGCTCAATCGGCTAAAGAAGCGATTCTTGCAGCAAAGGCAATTGGATTCCCCGTTCTTCTCCGGCCTTCTTAT is a window encoding:
- a CDS encoding carbamoyl phosphate synthase large subunit, with the protein product MPKDETVKRVLVIGSGPIIIGQAAEFDYSGTQACLALKEEGCEVILLNNNPATIMTDPDVADTVYFEPMTADFLERIIQKEKPDGLLPTVGGQTGLNLALELDEKGILEKYGVKLLGTSAGSIRQGEDREQFRKLMHELNEPIPESLIVKNVEKAAAFAETIGYPIIIRPAYTLGGKGGGIAHDERELLQKLARGLEASPIHQCLIEKSIAGFKEVEYEVMRDAAGTSVTICNMENFDPVGIHTGDSIVVAPSQTLTDTEYQMLRQSALRIIGELGIIGGCNIQFALDPESKQYFVIEVNPRVSRSSALASKATGYPIARIAAKLALGFTLSELKNPLTETTYASFEPALDYAAVKFPRWPFDKFKDLDRLLGTKMKATGEVMALARNMEAGFLKALDSLELDTIGAYSPELAAFEDAELDALLTNADDRRFFAAAEKMRRGSGIEAIHSLTRIDRYFLAVVQSIVQMEKDIQSASVIEKENLSLWKEKGFSDESIAFWSNRTESEVKQLRNKWNIRTIYKMVDTCAGEFEARTNYFYSSYFGEQDLIPEKTEKKRIVIIGSGPNRIGQGIEFDYSAVHGIKALKKMGCEAIMINSNPETVSTDYELADRLYFEPLTFEYVMNVIEHEQADAVIVQYGGQTAINLAEKLWEAGVPLLGTDHQTLFKLEDRDAFYQLLDECGIDRVKGTAAQSAKEAILAAKAIGFPVLLRPSYVIGGKGMAIAKDEDELRALLKKAEPASFPVLVDQFVSGNEAELDLVSDGENVWIPLVMEHIERAGIHSGDSMAVLPAQSYTEKQKSVMKKYASAIARRLHYKGIMNIQFILADEKIYVLEVNPRASRTAPLVSKIVQRPVIEEATAALLGGKISDHTDPVSFTAVKFPVFSTHALHDQPLDLGPEMKATGEGMCIGATLEEALSKVFDDGKEKPVLLDEPVLKNEQIKSCVLYSPATGSDDAARKAALAYGQRVITNHETFMAFQKGKAAGTGALKPIQSRKEVGACTL